In a genomic window of Deltaproteobacteria bacterium:
- a CDS encoding acetate--CoA ligase family protein, which yields IEHPNIDSVVVLGCETAVLSGDTLDATLRHAMTSRTVNKPVVFSFVGGAGMDAAIRKLRAEGYSIYDEVYDAISCLGAAYAYRRNLARLDAPPDALDPCLAALDVAAAGAVIDAVRRTDRRFLLPAEARELMRAAGIELPRQEIARNWIEAADAAERIGYPVVMKIVSPDIVHKSDAGGVALDLENRQEVQDAWDAIMHSCRRHNPRARLDGVEIVEQVAPGLEIIVGARRDPSFGPVVMFGLGGIYVEVLKDVAFRALPLSKAEAALMMRDIRSAPLLAGVRGEAPKDVDSVLDAILRVGALLVRFEDIADIEINPLMVYEQGMGSKSVDVRILLRPTDKDPDKVPEKGPDKGAAK from the coding sequence CCATCGAGCATCCGAATATCGACAGCGTCGTCGTGCTGGGCTGCGAGACCGCCGTGCTCTCGGGCGACACGCTCGACGCCACGCTGCGTCACGCGATGACGAGTCGCACCGTCAACAAGCCCGTCGTCTTCTCGTTCGTGGGCGGCGCGGGCATGGACGCGGCCATCCGCAAGCTGCGCGCCGAGGGTTATTCGATCTACGACGAGGTGTACGACGCGATCTCGTGCCTGGGCGCGGCCTATGCGTACCGGCGAAATCTCGCGCGACTCGACGCGCCGCCTGATGCCCTCGATCCTTGTCTCGCGGCGCTCGACGTCGCGGCCGCCGGCGCGGTGATCGACGCGGTGCGCCGGACGGATCGGCGGTTCCTGTTGCCCGCGGAGGCGCGCGAGCTGATGCGTGCCGCGGGCATTGAACTCCCCCGGCAGGAGATCGCGCGGAACTGGATCGAGGCGGCCGACGCCGCGGAACGCATCGGTTATCCCGTGGTGATGAAGATCGTGTCTCCCGACATCGTTCACAAGAGTGACGCCGGCGGCGTGGCGCTCGACCTCGAGAACCGGCAGGAGGTGCAGGATGCGTGGGATGCGATCATGCACAGTTGCCGCCGCCACAACCCGCGCGCGCGGCTCGATGGCGTCGAGATCGTGGAGCAGGTCGCGCCGGGACTCGAGATCATCGTCGGCGCGCGGCGCGATCCGTCGTTCGGCCCCGTCGTCATGTTCGGACTCGGTGGCATCTACGTCGAGGTGCTCAAGGATGTCGCGTTCCGCGCGCTGCCGCTGTCCAAGGCCGAGGCGGCCCTGATGATGCGCGACATCCGCTCCGCTCCGCTGCTCGCGGGCGTGCGCGGCGAGGCGCCCAAGGACGTGGACAGCGTGCTGGACGCCATCCTGCGCGTCGGCGCGCTGTTGGTGCGTTTCGAGGACATCGCCGATATCGAAATCAACCCCCTGATGGTGTATGAGCAGGGCATGGGTTCGAAGTCCGTGGACGTGCGGATCCTGCTGCGCCCCACCGACAAGGATCCCGACAAGGTTCCCGAGAAGGGTCCTGACAAAGGAGCCGCGAAATGA